From the Actinomadura luzonensis genome, the window CCTGCCGGGGGAGCGGGTCATGATCGGGCTGGTGGAGCGGCTGCTGCTGGGCGCCGAGGTCGCGTTGCTGGGCGTGCTGGCGTTCTGGCTGGCCCGGCTGGCGTGGGGACGGCGGCCCGCGCTGGCGTCCCGGATGGCCGGCGGGCTGCCCGGCCGGGTGCGCGGCGACCTCACCACGGCGGCCTGAGCCCGGGGCGGGCAGGAGCGGGGAGCGGGGGCGGAAGTACGGTTCCGGACGGCCGAAAGGCCGGGACACCAGTGCTCCGAAGCCGCAGATTTCCCGACATATCACAGAATTATCGCTAGTCGATCTTAAAACCATGCGTTTCGGTGCTATTCTCTCCCGCGATCTTCTATCCGGGAGCAGGTGTCATGGCATCGGGCAGATCCATCCGATTCAAGATCTCGACGCTGCTCGTCATCCCCTTGATCTCCCTGGTCGCGCTCTGGGGCTTCGCCGCGAGCACCACCTCGGGAGAGGCGCTAAACCTGCTCAAGGTCGAGACGATCTGGACCGGCGTCATCAACAACGCCGACGGACTGGTGGGCAACCTGCAGACCGAGCGCCTGGCCTCCGCCGAGCGCATCGGGAACAACGTCACGGACCCCGGCGCCCTCGCCGAGGCCCGCGCCAAGGTGGACGCGAGCAGGAAGCGCCTCACACAGACCGCCTCGGCCGAGGACGTGCAGGCGGCGCTCACGCCGGACATGAAGAACCAGCTCCAGACCGTCTTCGCGGCCATCGACCGCATCCCGGACATCCGCCGCAAGGTGGACGAGCGGCGGCTCACCCCCGGCTCGCTCGTCACCGAGTTCGCCCGGATCTCCGACGAGGTCCACCTCCTCTACTCGCGGCTCAACATGAGCACCGACGTGGAGCTGTCGCTCCAGGCCCAGGGCGTGATCAGCGCCGACGAGGTGCGCGAGCTGCTGAGCCGCGAGCACGCCCTGATCATCGCCTCCGACGGCCGGGCCACCATGCACGACCTGCACATGCTGGCCGGCATCGACGGGTCCCGCACGTACCTGTTCCCGAAGGCCCTCGCCAACCTCGACACCGAGCTTCGCGCCCCCTTCGAGAAGATCTACTACTCCCCCAGGTACGTCACGATGGAGAACCTGGTCGAGAGCTACGTCTCCGGCCAGCCCCTCGACATCCAGCTCTGGCGGGGCGTCGCCGACCAGGTGCAGAAGGAGTACCAGGAGGCCATCTGGCGCACCGGCGACAAGCTGCTGGCCCGCATGGAGCCGGCCGGCGTCGCCATCGTCGTGCGGGCCGCCGTCGCGGGCGCGCTCGGCCTGGTCGCGGTCATCTTCTCGATCTTCATCTCGGTGCGGTTCGGCCGCCGCATCACCCGCGAGCTGGCGACGCTCCGCCGCACCGCGCTGGACCTGGCCGAGATCCGGCTGCCCGACGTCGTCGCCAAGCTGCGCAAGGGCGAGCAGGTGGACATCGCGGCCGAGGCCCCGCCCATCAGGGTGGGCAAGAACGCCACCAGCGAGATCGGCGACCTCGCCGCCGCCTTCGACAGCGTGCAGAGCACGGCCGTGGACGCGGCCGTCGAGCAGGCCAGGCTGCGCGAGGGCCTGTCCGAGGCGCTGCGCAACCTGGCCCGCCGCAGCCAGTCGCTGCTCCAGCGCCAGCTCCGCCTCCTCGACGAGATGCAGCGCCAGACGGAGGAGCCCGAGGCGCTGGAGCGGCTGTTCAAGCTCGACCACCTGACCACCCGCATGCGCCGCCACGCCGAGGGCCTGGTGCTGCTGTCGGGCGGCTCGGCCGGGCGCAGGTGGCGCGGCGTCATCCCGATGGAGGACGTGCTCAGCGGCGCGGCCGCCCAGGTCGAGGAGTACACCAGGGTCCGGGTCTACCCGATGCCCGAGGCCGGCGTCTCCGGGGCCGCGGTCGCCGACCTCATGCACCTGTTCGCCGAGCTCATCGAGAACGCCGCCGCCTTCTCCTCGCCCAGCAACGAGGTCTCGGTCCGGGGCGAGATGGTGGGCAGGGGCTTCGCCGTCGAGATCGAGGACCGCGGGCTCGGCATGGACGAGACCACCCGGCAGGCCATCAACTGCCGTCT encodes:
- a CDS encoding sensor histidine kinase, with product MASGRSIRFKISTLLVIPLISLVALWGFAASTTSGEALNLLKVETIWTGVINNADGLVGNLQTERLASAERIGNNVTDPGALAEARAKVDASRKRLTQTASAEDVQAALTPDMKNQLQTVFAAIDRIPDIRRKVDERRLTPGSLVTEFARISDEVHLLYSRLNMSTDVELSLQAQGVISADEVRELLSREHALIIASDGRATMHDLHMLAGIDGSRTYLFPKALANLDTELRAPFEKIYYSPRYVTMENLVESYVSGQPLDIQLWRGVADQVQKEYQEAIWRTGDKLLARMEPAGVAIVVRAAVAGALGLVAVIFSIFISVRFGRRITRELATLRRTALDLAEIRLPDVVAKLRKGEQVDIAAEAPPIRVGKNATSEIGDLAAAFDSVQSTAVDAAVEQARLREGLSEALRNLARRSQSLLQRQLRLLDEMQRQTEEPEALERLFKLDHLTTRMRRHAEGLVLLSGGSAGRRWRGVIPMEDVLSGAAAQVEEYTRVRVYPMPEAGVSGAAVADLMHLFAELIENAAAFSSPSNEVSVRGEMVGRGFAVEIEDRGLGMDETTRQAINCRLARPPEFDAAQTERLGFAVVGMLAARHGVKVTLKPSPYGGTTVIVLVPGSLVEPLVSPAQALGFEPVPVSVVRQESPGPESVRNGHLPRRVHTSRRTGTPALPQPAQPMDDELGPPPAPAEPPALFQPRHEAPAPGPAPGGPTLNSTSGPAKGPTTRRGATARAGRAAPPSTRTRPGPTGRPVPLRSSGRRA